A region from the Drosophila takahashii strain IR98-3 E-12201 chromosome 2L, DtakHiC1v2, whole genome shotgun sequence genome encodes:
- the Bacc gene encoding bacchus — protein sequence MSAATEQQNNGDVAVEKVAAEDVSSVKDDLKAKAAAEDKAAAADAAGDAADNGASKDGEDAADAAAAAAPAKESVKGTKRPAEAKSAESKKAKKAADGDSDEEEALDEIIEGDSEIESDEYDIPYDGEEDDIECDDDDDDNDDGSGSDDQA from the exons atgTCGGCTGCTACGGAACAACAGAACAACGGCGATGTGGCCGTGGAGAAGGTGGCGGCGGAGGATGTGAGCTCCGTGAAGGACGATCTCAAGGCGAAGGCGGCCGCCGAGGATAAGGCCGCTGCTGCCGACGCCGCCGGCGATGCGGCCGACAACGGTGCGTCAAAGGACGGCGAGGATGCCGCCgacgctgctgccgccgctgccccCGCAAAGGAATCCGTGAAAGGCACCAAGAGGCCAGCAGAA GCCAAATCCGCAGAATCAAAGAAGGCCAAGAAAGCCGCGGATGGCGATTCCGATGAGGAAGAGGCTCTGGACGAAATCATCGAGGGCGACAGTGAAATCGAGAGCGACGAGTACGACATCCCCTACGATGGTGAGGAGGACGACATTGAATGTGATG atgatgatgatgataatgatgacgGTTCCGGCTCGGACGATCAGGCGTAA